The Brevibacillus brevis genome contains a region encoding:
- a CDS encoding serine/threonine protein kinase: MRQVERERGLKKGTILQKAYRIKKTISTSELSNVYVVYHMKSKRTLILKEFFPQALAMRDLDQVKVICRRPSLKTKFDMLLDSFWQEASLHKELNHPNIIGYIDHFAENGTGYLVVDYCKGKTLDEYVLAQAELDLGAFLHQTVLPVFDGLDYLHKKGIIHRDIKPKNILVTKAGMPVLIDFGSAIYFVSDEPKPIVTTEGYSPLEFYSGQSKQGVVSDIYSLAATLYYCLTKERPVDVAARVIEDNLPSLRTINPDVPLLLANVIMWGLAVDSKKRCPTLKLFATAIRAEHLIWKGKERFFLRKLPH, encoded by the coding sequence ATGAGACAGGTAGAACGGGAAAGAGGTCTGAAAAAAGGCACGATCCTGCAAAAAGCTTATCGGATCAAAAAGACCATTTCCACAAGTGAGCTGTCGAATGTGTATGTGGTCTACCATATGAAAAGCAAGCGGACACTCATTCTCAAAGAGTTTTTCCCGCAAGCATTGGCTATGCGAGATTTGGATCAAGTGAAGGTCATTTGTCGCAGACCATCGTTAAAAACCAAATTCGACATGCTGCTAGACAGCTTTTGGCAAGAGGCGTCCCTCCACAAAGAACTGAATCATCCAAATATCATCGGATACATCGACCATTTTGCCGAAAATGGCACAGGTTATCTCGTCGTGGACTATTGCAAAGGGAAGACGCTGGATGAATATGTATTAGCCCAAGCCGAGCTTGATCTGGGAGCATTTTTGCATCAGACGGTACTTCCGGTATTTGACGGATTAGACTATTTGCACAAAAAAGGCATCATTCATCGCGATATCAAGCCCAAAAACATCTTGGTCACCAAAGCTGGCATGCCTGTGCTGATCGATTTTGGCTCCGCGATTTATTTCGTGAGTGATGAACCTAAACCGATCGTGACGACAGAAGGATATTCACCGCTTGAGTTTTACTCGGGTCAATCCAAGCAAGGAGTAGTCTCGGATATTTACAGCCTGGCTGCCACGCTGTATTACTGTCTGACCAAAGAGCGTCCCGTTGATGTGGCGGCAAGAGTCATTGAGGATAACTTGCCGTCGCTTCGAACGATCAACCCTGATGTTCCGCTGCTGCTGGCGAATGTCATTATGTGGGGATTGGCCGTCGACTCGAAAAAAAGATGCCCCACACTCAAGCTGTTTGCGACAGCGATTCGTGCAGAGCATCTGATTTGGAAGGGAAAGGAGCGCTTCTTTCTTAGGAAGCTTCCTCACTAG
- a CDS encoding FHA domain-containing protein translates to MSLTRCANGHMFSTRKHGSTCPYCSMVVEPGAKPDNKAPARVADDDKTMPYLGETEGIEPVTGWLVCIEGPQQGQDYRIMAEKNFIGRAEDMHIRIVGDNTISRRNHAVIVYDPKKRNFYLLPGDASGLAYHNNEAVYTPVELTAYDVLQLGKSTFIFIPLCGVHFEWDNSNKGKE, encoded by the coding sequence ATGAGTTTGACAAGATGCGCGAATGGTCACATGTTTAGCACCAGAAAACACGGAAGCACCTGCCCTTATTGCAGTATGGTCGTTGAGCCTGGGGCAAAACCGGACAACAAAGCACCTGCGAGAGTGGCAGACGACGATAAAACGATGCCGTACCTGGGGGAAACAGAAGGAATTGAGCCTGTTACCGGATGGCTGGTATGTATTGAGGGGCCGCAACAAGGTCAAGATTACCGCATTATGGCAGAGAAGAACTTCATCGGTCGCGCAGAGGATATGCATATCCGAATCGTCGGAGACAACACGATCTCTCGCCGCAATCATGCGGTGATTGTCTACGATCCGAAAAAACGCAACTTTTACTTGCTCCCGGGCGATGCGTCGGGGCTTGCCTATCATAACAATGAAGCAGTGTACACACCAGTCGAGCTCACTGCGTACGATGTGCTCCAGCTCGGAAAGAGTACTTTTATTTTCATCCCGCTGTGCGGTGTTCACTTCGAGTGGGACAACTCCAACAAAGGCAAGGAATGA
- a CDS encoding transcriptional regulator encodes MDIINQTNRTMLFEEINPEKLDLITIVGDVKGIDSLSDDKIKEINEHLLVRSFDEFLDKFSPSVYSFYNAANQKVMYTLKKPDGIAEDAISEIKIDQSNDFLKMLFTLIDTKRSQGITNVDFKFENLLDMISPKKVMDDIRQVRKEIHYLYGHYEKLDDGDPKKLDLGDKLNTMFEDASKNYNNVMAMLPLAIEDIKTRLLLGGAQEENQSEAIQIGMLTIGEDGELKIIEAPKSDSRELMVLDENSGNGLMNVFEEDYESITETPSSYVKDLVVRTFCPLPTVHTEVNIETEVQNYNTYLEFYKNAKDDFVKTVKPLVEKILGVKMFFDQYVTKNKGMQPAMLITNTKLDMLVKSSNIPRLETYLNTVNAKNDFTDTIWFGIVPSVDMDSAGKAKVTRERFRGNEKVVKQDGNTMESLTMLLQVVKDFKVQVFFSFSTGEETTFNSMATAGIDKYIDKCGILVRKEFSEFAIPCIPNFTIIPKDKSGVVIDSRMLQTEDGVKLSQEKEDILKLWIEGVYVGASYVAAGVVAAYQCPEYLRETFKVVSREYPGVRFDIEAGENGLRAVTTMAKEISGFTNNIKDSINRKNFGFVFSSENAQIQGKDIKRITVYKARSLAMAEDGFDSIYKTLVSTYIERILRFQTGDFKHDNIVKFFSNNPSSQKSKWLGTRGFVNSIIHDGDDMSYIIDDKSNLCHIDLVFNGNVKNLEVTITKGTTPVKA; translated from the coding sequence ATGGACATTATTAACCAGACCAACCGAACCATGCTGTTCGAAGAGATCAACCCGGAAAAATTGGACCTGATCACTATTGTTGGAGATGTAAAAGGCATCGACAGTCTCAGCGACGACAAGATCAAGGAGATCAACGAGCATCTCCTCGTGCGCAGCTTCGATGAGTTTTTGGACAAGTTCTCCCCGAGCGTGTATTCGTTCTACAATGCAGCGAACCAAAAAGTGATGTACACCTTGAAAAAGCCTGACGGAATTGCAGAGGATGCGATTTCCGAGATCAAGATCGATCAGAGCAACGACTTCTTGAAAATGCTGTTTACCCTGATTGATACGAAGCGCAGTCAAGGGATCACCAACGTGGATTTCAAATTCGAGAATTTGCTCGATATGATTTCCCCGAAAAAAGTGATGGATGACATCCGTCAGGTGCGCAAAGAGATTCACTACTTGTACGGTCATTACGAAAAGCTTGATGATGGCGATCCGAAGAAGCTCGATCTCGGTGACAAGCTGAACACGATGTTCGAGGATGCCAGCAAAAACTACAACAACGTTATGGCGATGCTGCCACTGGCGATTGAAGATATCAAAACACGACTGCTCTTGGGCGGTGCACAAGAGGAGAACCAATCCGAAGCGATTCAGATCGGGATGCTGACGATTGGGGAAGACGGAGAACTGAAGATCATCGAGGCACCGAAGAGTGACAGCCGCGAGCTGATGGTTCTCGATGAAAACAGCGGAAACGGACTGATGAACGTTTTCGAAGAGGATTACGAGTCGATCACTGAGACGCCATCCTCCTACGTAAAAGATCTCGTGGTGCGCACCTTCTGCCCACTGCCGACGGTACATACCGAAGTCAACATTGAGACAGAAGTACAAAATTACAATACGTATCTCGAGTTTTACAAAAACGCCAAGGACGACTTCGTAAAAACGGTGAAGCCTTTGGTCGAGAAAATTTTGGGCGTGAAGATGTTCTTCGATCAGTACGTGACCAAGAACAAAGGCATGCAGCCAGCAATGCTGATCACGAATACGAAGCTCGACATGCTCGTGAAAAGCAGCAACATTCCACGTCTGGAGACGTACCTGAACACGGTCAACGCGAAAAACGACTTCACGGATACGATCTGGTTCGGAATCGTTCCATCTGTTGATATGGATTCCGCTGGAAAAGCAAAAGTGACTCGCGAGCGTTTCCGCGGGAACGAAAAAGTCGTCAAGCAAGACGGCAATACGATGGAATCGCTCACCATGCTGCTCCAGGTCGTCAAGGACTTCAAGGTACAAGTGTTCTTCAGCTTCAGTACAGGTGAAGAAACGACCTTCAACAGCATGGCGACTGCGGGTATTGATAAATACATCGACAAGTGCGGAATCTTGGTGCGCAAAGAATTCAGTGAATTCGCGATCCCGTGCATTCCGAACTTCACGATTATTCCAAAAGACAAATCAGGAGTTGTCATCGACAGCAGAATGCTGCAAACCGAAGACGGCGTCAAGCTGTCCCAGGAAAAAGAAGACATCCTGAAGCTGTGGATCGAGGGTGTTTATGTCGGTGCCAGCTATGTAGCTGCTGGTGTCGTGGCAGCGTACCAGTGTCCAGAATACTTGCGCGAAACATTCAAAGTGGTTAGCCGCGAATATCCGGGTGTGCGCTTTGACATCGAAGCAGGTGAAAATGGACTGCGCGCTGTCACCACAATGGCCAAAGAAATCTCTGGCTTCACGAACAACATCAAAGATTCCATCAACCGCAAAAACTTTGGATTCGTCTTCTCTTCGGAAAATGCACAAATCCAAGGCAAAGATATCAAACGCATTACGGTGTACAAGGCACGCAGCCTCGCTATGGCAGAGGACGGCTTTGATTCCATCTACAAAACATTGGTCAGCACCTATATCGAGCGGATTCTCCGCTTCCAGACGGGTGATTTCAAACACGACAACATCGTGAAGTTCTTCAGTAACAATCCGAGCAGCCAAAAAAGCAAATGGCTGGGCACACGCGGCTTCGTGAACTCCATCATTCACGATGGTGATGACATGAGCTACATCATCGATGATAAGAGTAATCTGTGCCATATCGATCTGGTGTTCAACGGCAATGTGAAGAACCTGGAGGTCACCATCACCAAAGGAACGACTCCGGTCAAAGCATAG
- a CDS encoding VOC family protein codes for MAHLESLLHVQVPVKNLEEAIVWYCNHLGFSLQARYRTSAFLALSAGPTLMIWETDEQTSTTFTVDHQPMPVFLYTTSDVHSLHDYLQAHEVSITHYQNDGFGWVLKFFDPSGNMWGVIQKNN; via the coding sequence ATGGCACATTTGGAATCGTTGCTTCACGTACAAGTTCCCGTGAAAAATTTGGAAGAGGCCATTGTCTGGTACTGCAATCACCTTGGCTTTTCCTTACAGGCGCGGTATCGTACTTCCGCTTTTCTTGCCCTGTCTGCGGGACCCACCTTGATGATATGGGAAACGGATGAGCAGACGTCCACAACCTTTACCGTTGATCATCAACCCATGCCTGTCTTTTTGTACACCACTTCCGATGTGCATTCACTCCATGATTATTTGCAGGCCCATGAAGTCTCGATTACCCACTACCAAAACGATGGCTTCGGATGGGTGCTCAAATTTTTTGACCCGAGCGGAAACATGTGGGGAGTTATTCAGAAGAACAACTAG
- a CDS encoding VWA domain-containing protein — protein sequence MYKNRQSTLSLPPLFRMVVIGLLLPMLFLSAPLTAGANGTADAGVDAVFVIDTSNSMNKTDPGKTAAEVMSMFIDMSEATRTRIGFVAYNDRIVQAQSPASMAEARNREQLKRTIQGLRYSGYSDLGLGLRRGAEMIEKAKDPARKPFLILLSDGGTDLRQNASGRSVAGSNKDVETAISKAKAQGYPIYTIGLNSDGSVQKEQLKKIAEATGGTSFVTQSTDDLPEIFNQIFAKHIQSQLVSVAAMTATGGLQEVTVTIPNSSMQEANIILLSNNPLLESQVYYQSQNVHFMKSKKYSLMKIEKPKKGNYLVKFRGKPGDLVKINLLGNYSLMAGVEVKPEPVIKGNPATFSTYLHHLEGGKRLDDKDVYASMQAELIVNDLAGKKEEKIPMKNLGDSFTVDYVFPHSGKYEWKIFMNGPDFYRETASSVFDMTNIAPVAASVNTLTIEKENGEQSIDLGSFFTDANNDKLTYTIVTADPDERFVATIQDAALKLSPEKSGTSEITITATDAEGASVTGPLVITVHSVWDRYITIGIIVLLVAAIGYGVYLLTRPKPAFVGRLEGYFLHTASGNDIPVKFWPLASFGKKQRITLQELFTSLDVNEHLPEAQKIYFQPGKNQTLLLVNHSHCTVERGKEAMPRHKKLVLQYNDKVYVTFEDRMTEIEIRFKKSSSEEAS from the coding sequence ATGTACAAAAATCGTCAGTCAACCCTCTCTCTGCCTCCACTTTTTCGAATGGTGGTCATCGGACTGCTCCTCCCCATGCTCTTCTTGTCCGCCCCTCTTACTGCGGGGGCAAATGGAACAGCAGATGCGGGAGTAGACGCGGTCTTTGTCATTGATACGAGTAATTCCATGAACAAAACGGACCCTGGCAAAACAGCCGCAGAGGTCATGAGTATGTTCATTGATATGAGCGAAGCCACGCGTACCCGCATTGGCTTTGTCGCCTATAATGATCGGATTGTACAAGCTCAGTCTCCAGCGAGCATGGCCGAAGCAAGAAATCGGGAACAGCTCAAGCGAACCATTCAAGGGTTGCGTTACTCTGGGTATTCGGATTTGGGACTCGGTTTGCGCAGAGGGGCAGAGATGATTGAAAAAGCAAAGGACCCAGCTCGGAAGCCATTTTTGATCCTTCTGTCAGACGGGGGAACAGATTTGCGGCAAAATGCGAGTGGCAGGAGTGTGGCAGGATCCAACAAGGACGTGGAGACAGCTATCTCGAAAGCAAAAGCGCAAGGCTATCCGATCTATACGATTGGCCTCAATAGCGATGGCTCCGTCCAGAAGGAACAGCTGAAAAAAATCGCAGAGGCAACAGGCGGAACTTCCTTTGTCACACAAAGCACGGATGATCTGCCCGAAATCTTCAATCAGATTTTTGCCAAGCATATTCAATCGCAGCTCGTGTCGGTGGCGGCCATGACAGCTACCGGGGGCTTGCAGGAAGTGACCGTGACCATTCCTAACTCCAGCATGCAGGAAGCGAACATCATCCTGTTGTCCAACAATCCGCTGCTGGAATCGCAAGTGTACTATCAATCGCAGAATGTTCATTTTATGAAATCGAAAAAATACTCGCTGATGAAAATTGAAAAGCCGAAGAAGGGGAACTATCTCGTCAAATTCAGAGGCAAACCCGGGGATTTGGTGAAAATCAATTTGCTGGGGAATTACAGCTTGATGGCTGGTGTAGAAGTCAAGCCTGAGCCTGTAATCAAGGGGAATCCTGCTACGTTTAGTACCTATCTCCACCATCTGGAGGGTGGCAAACGACTGGATGACAAGGATGTGTACGCATCCATGCAAGCAGAACTGATCGTAAACGATCTCGCAGGGAAAAAAGAAGAAAAGATCCCGATGAAGAACCTTGGTGATAGCTTTACCGTCGACTACGTCTTCCCTCACTCGGGCAAGTACGAGTGGAAAATCTTCATGAATGGCCCGGACTTTTATCGCGAGACGGCTTCGAGCGTTTTTGACATGACGAATATCGCGCCAGTTGCTGCCTCGGTCAATACCTTGACGATCGAAAAGGAAAACGGCGAGCAGTCTATCGATTTGGGTTCGTTCTTCACAGACGCCAATAACGACAAGCTAACCTATACCATCGTCACCGCTGATCCGGATGAACGATTTGTCGCTACGATTCAAGACGCGGCTCTGAAGCTGTCACCAGAGAAAAGTGGTACATCAGAAATCACCATCACCGCCACAGATGCGGAAGGAGCAAGCGTCACAGGCCCGCTCGTCATTACTGTGCACTCAGTATGGGATCGCTACATCACCATCGGCATCATTGTGTTGCTCGTAGCAGCGATCGGCTACGGTGTTTACCTGCTGACACGTCCCAAGCCTGCCTTTGTGGGTCGCCTAGAGGGATATTTCCTCCACACAGCAAGCGGCAACGACATCCCTGTCAAGTTTTGGCCTCTCGCCTCCTTTGGCAAGAAACAGCGGATCACGTTGCAGGAGCTGTTCACCAGTTTGGATGTGAATGAGCATTTGCCCGAAGCGCAGAAGATTTACTTCCAGCCAGGAAAAAATCAAACGCTGCTCCTGGTCAATCATAGTCACTGCACAGTTGAACGGGGCAAGGAAGCCATGCCCCGACATAAAAAGCTCGTTCTCCAATACAACGACAAGGTGTATGTGACCTTCGAGGATCGGATGACCGAGATCGAAATTCGCTTTAAGAAATCGTCTAGTGAGGAAGCTTCCTAA
- a CDS encoding J domain-containing protein, with the protein MKNYYEILGLTKQASTNDIKKAYRQLAKQHHPDVNAGSSESERIFKEITEAYQTLQDPALREAYDARYEAFQQKKQQQTSHTSSTKQGQSKQQAQSATGVNFEDLGSTFERFFGFHPKTGEINPNTMKSEKKNPLDTTDMFEQFFRMKKK; encoded by the coding sequence ATGAAAAATTATTACGAGATTCTGGGGCTAACCAAACAGGCTTCCACGAATGACATCAAAAAAGCATACCGTCAACTGGCAAAGCAGCATCATCCGGATGTCAATGCCGGGAGCAGTGAGTCAGAGCGAATTTTTAAAGAAATTACCGAGGCCTATCAGACATTGCAGGACCCGGCCTTGCGCGAGGCGTACGACGCGCGTTACGAAGCTTTTCAGCAGAAGAAGCAACAACAGACTAGCCATACAAGCAGTACAAAGCAAGGACAAAGCAAACAGCAAGCACAGTCTGCAACGGGTGTGAACTTCGAGGATTTGGGGAGCACCTTTGAACGATTTTTTGGTTTTCATCCGAAGACAGGCGAGATTAATCCAAACACCATGAAATCCGAAAAGAAAAATCCACTGGATACGACGGATATGTTTGAGCAGTTTTTCCGCATGAAGAAAAAATAA
- a CDS encoding MDR family MFS transporter: protein MRFHPVAWGVIIGTFLSRTGFFMTLPFLGIYLGKVKGIDPAIVGSILALSLLVGTISSFAGGALSDRLGRYPVMITAMGAWSIVLIGYVFATETWMFFVLSACNGLFRNVFEPTARALLADVTSDDQRAAVFNARYFAINLGGAIGPLIGLQLGAGSTSLLPFVVTAIIFAVYAAVLVVFMVMFKEQLKKDVAADPVTMNQMARIVFTDKIFLYLLLGNLFVAGAYSHLDTTLSQYIGHDRIEAYSFLFVVNTISVLALQYPLAKFMKRYSSMTALKLGCLLFGLGLFGFGLFTNLFWLSVSMVVFTIGEILCFVVGDILIGEIAPQHLRGAYYGASGFAFLGQSVCAWIGGVLLQVLGFGQGPLIFAILMLLTFIALPFYQRGQYLWEQRQHQRKSCEKSSQVMI, encoded by the coding sequence ATGAGATTTCATCCGGTGGCATGGGGTGTCATTATCGGAACATTTTTGTCACGCACAGGCTTTTTTATGACGCTTCCGTTTTTGGGCATTTATTTAGGAAAGGTAAAAGGAATTGATCCGGCAATCGTTGGCTCGATCCTCGCACTCAGCTTGCTGGTCGGAACGATTAGCAGCTTTGCTGGGGGAGCATTGTCAGACCGATTGGGCAGATATCCAGTGATGATCACTGCGATGGGAGCTTGGAGCATCGTTTTGATCGGATACGTTTTTGCTACGGAGACGTGGATGTTCTTTGTTTTAAGTGCCTGTAACGGCCTTTTTCGAAACGTATTTGAGCCGACAGCCCGTGCCCTGCTGGCGGATGTCACGTCGGATGATCAGCGGGCAGCTGTTTTCAACGCCAGGTATTTCGCGATCAACCTGGGTGGAGCAATTGGTCCGTTAATCGGTTTGCAGCTGGGTGCAGGGAGCACATCCTTGTTGCCGTTCGTTGTCACAGCTATCATTTTTGCCGTGTACGCTGCCGTATTGGTGGTATTTATGGTCATGTTCAAGGAACAGCTGAAGAAGGACGTGGCTGCTGATCCGGTCACCATGAATCAGATGGCACGCATTGTTTTTACAGACAAAATATTTCTTTACTTGTTGCTCGGGAATTTGTTCGTTGCTGGTGCCTACTCGCATCTGGACACCACACTCTCCCAGTACATTGGGCATGATCGAATAGAGGCCTATTCCTTTTTATTTGTAGTGAATACCATCTCGGTTTTAGCGCTTCAATATCCGCTCGCCAAGTTTATGAAGCGGTACTCATCGATGACCGCGTTGAAGCTGGGCTGTCTATTGTTTGGGCTGGGGCTGTTCGGTTTTGGGCTTTTTACGAATTTGTTTTGGCTCTCCGTGTCGATGGTGGTGTTTACGATCGGTGAAATCTTGTGCTTTGTCGTCGGAGATATCCTGATCGGGGAGATCGCTCCCCAGCATTTACGTGGAGCGTATTACGGTGCCAGCGGTTTTGCCTTCCTTGGACAGAGTGTTTGCGCGTGGATCGGCGGGGTGTTGCTCCAGGTACTCGGTTTTGGACAAGGGCCGCTCATCTTCGCGATCCTCATGCTGTTGACCTTTATCGCGCTTCCGTTCTATCAACGCGGCCAGTATTTATGGGAGCAGCGGCAACATCAAAGAAAAAGCTGTGAAAAATCTTCACAAGTTATGATTTGA
- a CDS encoding SgrR family transcriptional regulator, with translation MGASKVTVLHFLELRSFFHLEEIGKPFPVTIEKLAGIWHCTPRYAKLIVRKLVELDWVEWKAGRGRGNVSVMTLHTDSDEILLAEVKLQIDKGDVKEAMELMNRYGKAAVKDQIMDWLSEGMGFLRHSVSNRSQDIMRFPVYRTIVTLDPGLVYYHFDAHLAGQIFNTLVHYDLNSRSILPSIAHSWESSPDATAWTFYLKKNVLFHHGRELTAHDVVFSLNRLRLHPDTYEASWMFRDIDQLIAIDDRTVRILLKEPNYLLLRLLATIPASIVPEEIVRQDEKGFGEKPIGTGPFQLVRLNEGICILEAFPAHFLGRPQLDRVEILIFPELDMGRLKEPNWASVMVSHGVQTKAQALKEAVIQDGQDWCDTEAFFSCCNLLVFNQWKSGPHNHFKFRQALDKLIDRDQMIADLGGDRVYPAKGFRTYHPVLREVRARENEQPCHAEIMSLLQESEYQGETLRLVTTAYHEEDALWIQQRCGDYGINLEVDVREPWEFSNRDCLPEHDCQLYGNVFSSDQISELEMYLQRNYFLPAFDESLAQEINKEICLTFQEPDRLAREHHLARIEAMIKENYAVLYLVQKKTFTSFHKSLRGVSINSSGWLDFHKIWLQRDALQQQL, from the coding sequence ATGGGGGCCAGCAAGGTTACCGTTCTGCATTTTTTAGAGCTTCGTTCGTTTTTTCATCTAGAAGAAATCGGGAAACCGTTCCCTGTCACCATCGAAAAGCTGGCTGGGATTTGGCACTGTACGCCTCGCTACGCCAAGCTGATTGTCCGTAAGCTAGTCGAGCTGGATTGGGTCGAATGGAAGGCGGGACGCGGGCGAGGAAATGTCTCGGTCATGACGCTTCATACTGATTCCGATGAGATCCTCCTCGCCGAGGTCAAGCTGCAAATAGACAAAGGCGACGTCAAAGAAGCGATGGAGCTCATGAATCGCTACGGCAAAGCAGCCGTCAAAGACCAGATCATGGATTGGCTCTCGGAAGGAATGGGCTTCTTACGCCACTCGGTATCGAACCGTTCCCAAGATATCATGCGCTTTCCGGTGTACCGCACGATTGTGACGCTCGACCCTGGTCTGGTTTATTACCACTTCGATGCACATCTGGCGGGACAAATTTTCAATACGCTCGTCCATTATGATCTGAATAGTCGTTCGATTTTACCTTCCATCGCCCACTCATGGGAAAGCAGTCCAGATGCCACAGCATGGACCTTTTATTTGAAAAAGAACGTGCTGTTTCATCACGGACGGGAATTGACTGCTCATGATGTTGTTTTTTCCCTGAATCGGCTTCGCTTGCATCCAGACACGTATGAAGCAAGCTGGATGTTTCGTGACATAGATCAGCTCATCGCGATTGATGACAGAACCGTACGCATCCTGCTGAAAGAACCGAATTACTTGCTGCTGAGGCTGTTGGCGACCATACCCGCAAGCATTGTTCCAGAAGAAATCGTTCGGCAGGATGAGAAAGGCTTTGGAGAAAAGCCAATTGGAACAGGACCCTTTCAACTGGTCCGCCTTAACGAGGGGATCTGTATTTTAGAGGCATTTCCTGCTCATTTTCTGGGGAGACCGCAGTTGGATCGTGTGGAAATTTTGATCTTCCCCGAGTTGGACATGGGTCGCCTAAAAGAACCAAACTGGGCGTCTGTGATGGTGTCGCACGGGGTCCAGACGAAAGCACAAGCATTGAAGGAAGCAGTCATTCAGGATGGTCAGGACTGGTGTGATACGGAGGCGTTTTTTTCCTGCTGTAATTTGCTTGTTTTTAATCAGTGGAAGAGTGGTCCGCACAATCATTTCAAGTTCCGTCAGGCGCTTGATAAGCTGATTGACCGGGATCAAATGATTGCCGATTTGGGCGGTGATCGCGTCTACCCGGCTAAAGGCTTCCGCACGTATCACCCTGTTTTAAGGGAGGTAAGAGCGAGAGAGAATGAGCAGCCCTGCCATGCTGAAATCATGTCCCTGCTACAGGAAAGCGAGTATCAGGGAGAAACATTGCGCCTCGTGACCACAGCCTACCATGAAGAAGATGCGCTATGGATTCAACAACGATGCGGCGATTATGGCATTAATCTGGAAGTCGATGTGAGAGAACCATGGGAATTTTCAAATCGCGATTGTTTGCCCGAACATGACTGCCAGCTGTACGGCAATGTGTTTAGCAGCGATCAGATTAGCGAGCTGGAGATGTATCTGCAAAGAAATTACTTTCTCCCCGCATTTGATGAATCGTTGGCTCAGGAGATCAACAAGGAGATTTGCTTGACGTTTCAGGAGCCAGACCGGCTTGCTCGGGAGCACCATCTCGCCAGGATCGAAGCCATGATCAAGGAAAACTATGCGGTCTTGTATCTGGTTCAGAAAAAGACCTTTACGTCGTTTCACAAATCTCTACGAGGCGTGTCGATCAATTCGTCGGGGTGGTTGGACTTTCATAAAATATGGCTTCAACGGGATGCGTTGCAGCAGCAGTTGTAA
- a CDS encoding FHA domain-containing protein — protein sequence MAKKKGYEKSIRVKLIELLISILVISALIYVFGYTDSNALKIFTGIACGLFLFGVIIVKFGSPDEPEPKKEDGITKLVLLDEEGESVKEWLIQGETSLLIGKSSAQNEVDIDLADAEYAALISKQHAVLNQASGDWFIEDIHSKNGTGIKQPNKRDKSKLEIEQPHKVKAGDIIYIANTRLLLK from the coding sequence GTGGCGAAGAAAAAAGGGTACGAAAAGTCCATCAGAGTGAAGCTCATAGAGCTGCTGATTTCCATTCTTGTGATTAGTGCACTCATTTATGTCTTTGGTTATACGGACAGCAACGCTCTGAAAATTTTTACAGGAATTGCCTGCGGACTCTTTTTGTTCGGGGTCATTATCGTCAAATTCGGAAGCCCCGACGAACCGGAGCCAAAGAAAGAGGATGGCATCACCAAACTGGTTCTATTAGATGAAGAGGGAGAGAGTGTGAAGGAGTGGTTGATCCAGGGGGAGACATCCCTTTTGATCGGCAAAAGCTCCGCGCAAAACGAGGTCGACATCGACTTGGCGGATGCGGAATACGCTGCCTTGATTAGCAAGCAGCATGCGGTTCTGAATCAAGCCTCTGGGGACTGGTTCATCGAGGATATTCATTCCAAAAACGGCACAGGCATCAAGCAGCCGAACAAACGCGACAAGAGCAAGCTGGAGATCGAACAGCCGCATAAAGTGAAGGCTGGCGACATCATTTACATAGCCAATACCCGCTTGTTGCTGAAATAA